From Paenibacillus graminis, a single genomic window includes:
- a CDS encoding epoxide hydrolase family protein, giving the protein MAAEPFHIHVSNEILDDLQYKLHHIRWPDELENSGWDRGTDLSYLKSLVSYWRDHYDWRAQESMLNRFSQFRSNIDGIDVHFVHERGKGPNPLPIILTHGWPDSYLRYQKIIPLLSDPASYGGNPEDAFDVIVPSLPGFGFSGHPNRPGVNNFFVSQMWAKLMTQELGYSKFAAAGGDIGSGVTRYLAVNRPELLFGIHLTDVGIIRSLITLEDESECTDEERQYKNNASEWISHEGGYMAIQSTKPQTLAYGLSDSPVGLAAWIIEKFRTWSDYKGDLSQKYSKDELLTHIMIYWVTNTIGSSAHMYYENTHSLPPLGRIEVPTGIAVFPGDVLQPPKSWVVRNLNVTRWTTMPAGGHFTAMEEPEPLANDIRAFYRPFRK; this is encoded by the coding sequence ATGGCTGCCGAACCGTTTCATATTCATGTCTCCAATGAGATTCTTGACGATCTGCAATATAAGCTGCATCATATCCGTTGGCCCGATGAACTGGAAAACTCAGGCTGGGACAGAGGAACTGATCTAAGTTATTTAAAATCACTTGTTTCCTATTGGAGGGATCATTACGACTGGCGCGCCCAAGAATCTATGCTGAACCGTTTTTCCCAGTTTCGTTCCAATATTGACGGGATAGATGTACACTTCGTACACGAGCGCGGCAAAGGACCTAACCCTCTCCCCATTATCCTTACCCATGGATGGCCAGACAGTTACCTTCGTTATCAAAAAATAATTCCTCTTCTTTCAGACCCTGCTAGTTATGGAGGTAATCCGGAGGACGCCTTTGACGTCATTGTCCCTTCCCTGCCGGGATTCGGGTTTTCCGGTCACCCTAACCGGCCGGGCGTCAACAATTTTTTTGTCTCCCAGATGTGGGCTAAACTGATGACACAGGAATTGGGATATTCAAAATTTGCCGCTGCAGGCGGTGATATAGGCTCCGGTGTTACGAGATATCTGGCAGTAAACCGTCCTGAACTTTTATTTGGAATCCATCTAACTGATGTTGGTATTATAAGAAGTCTCATAACTTTAGAGGACGAGTCGGAATGTACGGATGAAGAACGGCAATATAAGAACAACGCTTCTGAATGGATCTCCCATGAGGGCGGCTATATGGCCATCCAATCGACAAAACCCCAGACTCTTGCTTATGGACTTTCCGATTCTCCGGTAGGTTTGGCAGCCTGGATCATCGAGAAATTCCGCACCTGGAGCGATTATAAGGGTGACCTCAGCCAGAAATATAGCAAGGACGAGCTGTTGACTCATATTATGATCTACTGGGTGACTAACACCATAGGATCATCAGCACATATGTATTATGAAAATACGCATTCCTTGCCGCCATTGGGCCGCATAGAAGTTCCAACAGGAATAGCCGTATTTCCCGGGGATGTATTACAGCCTCCTAAATCCTGGGTTGTGCGCAATCTGAATGTAACACGTTGGACCACCATGCCCGCCGGCGGGCATTTTACTGCTATGGAAGAACCGGAACCGCTGGCCAACGACATTCGTGCATTCTACAGACCTTTTAGAAAATAA
- a CDS encoding TetR/AcrR family transcriptional regulator, protein MTIKKNEADPRVIRTRRLLQDAFAVLIQEKDFESITVRDIAERATVNRTTFYAHFVDKFEMLEVKLMESFMTIINRRISGHEVLNEETIQSIFLGVCDFHKGLSTMCKRRYTSLGPVFENQIKEQIQTILLAFIDKDKMQSGPNAQFLINTASIMLSWGMYGAAYVWNNEGCLISAESFVKQTMPLLMNGANELLG, encoded by the coding sequence ATGACAATTAAAAAGAATGAAGCTGATCCTCGTGTGATTCGTACACGGCGGCTCCTTCAAGACGCTTTTGCTGTATTAATTCAAGAAAAAGATTTTGAATCGATAACCGTTAGGGATATTGCGGAGCGGGCTACTGTTAACAGGACGACTTTCTACGCGCACTTTGTAGATAAATTCGAAATGCTTGAGGTCAAACTAATGGAATCATTTATGACAATCATAAATCGTAGAATAAGCGGTCACGAAGTATTAAATGAAGAAACCATTCAGAGTATTTTTCTGGGTGTATGCGATTTTCATAAGGGTCTAAGCACGATGTGCAAGAGAAGGTATACATCACTTGGACCTGTATTCGAAAATCAAATAAAAGAACAAATTCAAACGATACTTCTTGCCTTTATAGACAAAGACAAGATGCAATCGGGTCCAAACGCGCAATTCTTAATAAATACAGCTTCTATTATGTTAAGTTGGGGGATGTACGGGGCGGCTTACGTTTGGAACAATGAGGGGTGTCTAATAAGTGCGGAGTCATTCGTTAAACAGACTATGCCCTTATTGATGAACGGAGCCAATGAACTGCTGGGATAA
- a CDS encoding helix-turn-helix domain-containing protein: protein MPQADRHKKRTVNIEFAAVEDFSILPYPERFTLIFITSGSIKGVLNQRPISVSAPGVLCIAEDAQVQVVEKINVSAQSFHFHSEFLNSVKLSETKDYFPAQPRIQTGLSLFQNNEVPRVTEKAYPLLLEWFFILGMEVKAQSDALWVCRIKKYLIQIFGLLEELNRTSEHSPVDVVLDYIHTNYPQKISLEDLTKCGHLNRVTLNKKFQERCGNTAIGYLLSHRLKVAGDLLVHTDMSLNEIARATGFEYDTYFIKQFTAKKGMSPTTYRTASRKLASVSI, encoded by the coding sequence ATGCCACAAGCAGACCGGCACAAAAAACGAACCGTGAATATAGAATTTGCAGCAGTGGAGGATTTTAGTATTCTTCCATATCCAGAACGGTTTACGCTGATTTTTATAACGTCTGGAAGTATAAAGGGGGTACTGAATCAACGTCCAATCTCTGTTAGTGCTCCTGGTGTCCTTTGCATAGCTGAAGACGCTCAAGTGCAGGTGGTTGAAAAGATTAACGTATCGGCACAATCCTTTCATTTTCATTCCGAATTTCTTAATAGCGTTAAGCTTTCCGAAACGAAGGATTATTTTCCTGCACAGCCTAGAATCCAAACAGGACTTTCCCTTTTTCAAAATAATGAAGTACCTCGTGTAACAGAAAAAGCATATCCGCTATTGCTCGAATGGTTTTTCATACTGGGTATGGAAGTGAAGGCGCAAAGTGATGCGCTTTGGGTGTGCAGAATAAAAAAGTACCTTATTCAAATTTTTGGGTTATTGGAGGAATTGAATCGGACTAGCGAACACTCGCCGGTCGATGTAGTGCTGGACTATATTCACACTAATTATCCGCAAAAGATTTCATTGGAGGATTTGACAAAATGCGGCCATTTGAACCGTGTGACTTTAAATAAGAAGTTTCAGGAAAGGTGCGGGAATACAGCGATTGGTTACCTGCTTTCACATCGTTTAAAAGTTGCAGGTGACCTGTTGGTGCATACAGATATGAGCCTCAATGAAATTGCACGCGCTACCGGATTTGAGTATGATACCTACTTTATCAAACAGTTTACCGCCAAAAAAGGGATGTCACCGACGACCTATCGGACTGCTTCCCGTAAGTTGGCCAGTGTCAGTATCTAA